AACAAATATCTCCATATAAaagagatacatgtatattcacAATGTATTATGAATTTCTAGGATAGGTCGTTTTTTGTGTCACAGGCAAACCTCAGTAGGCTCAACAGCCTAAAGGTGACAAATTCAAACAGTCAGATTCTTTAACCCTTGGACAAGCTTGGGGGTAATCATGATGCCCTCCTTTTAAAAGCAAGGGACACAATTTCTCAGGAAAACTCCAAAGTGACTGAAACTTAAGAGAagcacaaaaatattttgatgCAACATGAACCCCAGCAAACATATTCAGCAGAGAGTCGCCAAGAGCAAACTAAAGCCAGGATGAAGGAGTATGAATTTAAGAAGGCTGCACACCCTGGATTTGTTATTTCATTTGACAATTTGGACTTCCAGCTACAGTGACAGAGTATGACAATAGCGACCTTAAGTTAGTGTGGACGGTGACATagaggacggcaaccggaagtaaaagATCACTGATTAggagctaatttgcatatatgCCAGCCGTCCATCATACGTCGACTGCACGTGGAGACGGTGAGAAAGTTGAGTTTGGCGGTGTCTCGAGAACGTGagtttttatttcaagttttggCCTTCAAAATTACTTTATTTTGACAGAAAACCACTTTAATTGGTTTTTGAATTAATGTTTAGTTTACTTGAAATGGTAAGCTTTCTTATTATTCATTTAAACAGTATTTCACGACAATGGAAGACAACACATCAAGCTGTACAGCAAGTGTTGGGCCTTCAACTGCAAGGTGAGAATTCCCAACCTTAAAATAATCAAATTAAGTATTCTTGATCATCTGAATGTCGGCGTTTACCTTTTTCTTCATTCACGAAATGTTTTGTCCATTTGGTTATAAGCTCCCTAAAAATGTTCTCACCGGTTAACATAACTTCGACAAAATAAATCCCTTTTGGAAACTTGTTTACGTCTTGCGCACACCTGCATTGTTAATGGTATTATTTGCtctcttttcaagaaatatggAGTGGACCGACGCACATGATATCCAACTTGCAAGAGAAGTACTTGTCAGTGAACCCTTCCGCTTTAAGCCCAGAACAGTGGAGCGTGGAAAAGTGTGGCAAGAAATTGCAAATAGGCTAAATGAAAATAGGCTCATTCACTTTCGAGTAACAAAGCGCTCAACGAGAGAGCATTTTAGTCTTCTTTTGGAAAAGTTCAAAGCAAAACGTAAAAACGAAGCGAAACAAAGTGGTGTTGACATTCAGGATTCCGAACTGGATGTTGCTATGGAAGAAATCTGGGAAAAGTGGCAAGAAGCTGAGTCACAAGACGCAACGTGTGATATGAACAAGAAGCAAATTGAGGCGGACAAAGCAAGTGGGGAGGAAGTACGAAGAAAGGCGTGTGAGAAACTGGGAGAAACCTCAAAGAGAAAAATGGAAGAAGAAGCTGCTGAAGTCAAACCCAGAAAGTCAAGGAGGTATGGTAGCGATACCATTGAATTTCTTCGTGAAAAAGCGAAGCAGGACCTTGCAATTAGGAAAGAAGAGGTACAAcgcaaagaaagagaagaagagcGTCATGGTCGATTACAAGAGCAATTTCTACTTGCccagcaacagcagcaacaacatcAAATGCAAATGCTAAATATGATGCAGCAACAAAACAGAGCCATCATCGAATTAATGGGAAAATTTACTTctccaaaataatgtaaatacaaCCTTACAATTCACTTGTTGACATGACATTCACAGTTGAGTTTTATTTCACTGCATGGACATGTAACGTTTAATAGTTGTCGTAAATTTTATATACTGACTGAGTGAAGtcaaagttacatgtacatctgccTGCAGAACAATGCTGCTAGCAAGCCTATCGTTTTGAATTTGGTTCTGTTATCAATGTAACATTTTTTAGCCAGAATAAAAATTTGAGTCAGTTCAATGAACCCCTTCAATCAGTTCATTGTTTACTGTATTTCATGCAAAGTAATCTTCCAGTGATGGTGGGTGACAATCAAAATATTCGGAAGTAAGATTGCCATAAAGACAAGTTAATGCATTCTGTAAAAGGGCACATACAATGTATATCTTACCAACATTACTGAGtcctattttcaaattttttttgaaatcaataaatttgaaaaaatttacaatatcACCAAACAGCCATTCGACAGAAACTCGTACTGCACTCATCGAGGCATTGAAGGCTTGCATATTAGGTGTAAGAACTGCATTTCTGAAAGGCGTTTGGAGGTGGAGCCTTAGAGGATAGGCTGGGTCGCCATAAATGCACATGGGTTGACCAAAAGGGGACACAGCATGACGCTGCAAAAGATGTAGTAGACCAGAGTCAGCCAACATTCCGGCATCATGTTTCTTACCCTCTAgaaaaaagcaacaaacaaaacCCCAATAAAGAggtgtgtttaaaaaaaaattgatagagCCATTTTATTGAGGGTAGGAAAGATTGTCATCAACGGTGGAAATGATTAAATATAAACTCACCAACTGGTCCAAACATGTTTCCAATCATCCCATTTGGAAGAGCTAATGATTGGAACTTTAAAGCATGAACTCTTTTGTGTCCGTTATAGACAACTCTTTGATTCTCTCCTGGTCTTGCAATTGGTCTGACAGTGACATCGATGAAGCCAAAACAATTGTTTAGGGCTGCACCTTTGGCGTTGACGGCATCTGCATATGTTTGAAGGAGAACCGGGGAAAGCAGTGCATGATTCCACTCAGTTATTTTGTGACTATGGGTGTTGTAAATAAAGTCGAGAACTTCATTTGTGACCATGGATAACACAGGGGTAGGCCTACCAAATCTTGGAATCATGTCTGAGTATCTACAGGGATAGGCGAGCCTGCGAAGCAGCATACACAGTCCTTCCATACCATCGCTAACAGACTTTTGATAACACGTGAAAGAGTCTGGAATCTGTAGGGCATCTCTCAGCTTTGGCAAATCACTTTTTTTCACtctgaattcagaaatacacTCAGAATCCGCCATTTCATCGAGGTCGAATCTTCCGTATTCATCGTACGGTAAATCTAGATTTTTGGAACGATTTTCATCGTACAAGACAACGAATTCCTCATCCGATAGGACACCATTCATATCAAAGTCAACCAAAAGCTCTCGGATCTCTCTTAGAGAACTCATTTTGTCGAAACTCCAAGAAACTTTTAAGTTTAATCAAAAGTTCTTTGACCGTCACCGTCCTCTGAAACTTAAGGTTGTTTTTCCCGCCGAGTTGACGTCGTCCATTCCCCAAGCCCACGCGGACAAAGTTACCGTCCTCTATGTCACCGTCCACCGTAACTTAACGTCGCTAATGCAATCACAAACCGTGACTTTCATTGGGTGAACCACCAAATGATTGAGAACAGGGTGTCTGGAGCACTCCTTGACTCCAAACAACCAAAAGCAAATCTTCAGAAGTTGTCAAACTTGCAGTTTTACCAACTATTGAAGACCAGCAAGGGCAAAGGTCCAGTTACCTGATTTTAACTGCAAAAGATTTTATTGGTATAGTTTGATGTTTTGGAGCCATTAAATAAAGCGTGCATCTACCATATTCCCCCCAAATATACTGAGGAGATGTCAAAGAAGTCTAAAAAGGTTATTAATTACTAGTTGAACAAATTGTGACATTGGTATCTAAACATTATTTATTCGAAAGACTTACtaaagattttttttcacaataatTTACATTCC
Above is a window of Montipora capricornis isolate CH-2021 chromosome 6, ASM3666992v2, whole genome shotgun sequence DNA encoding:
- the LOC138050438 gene encoding uncharacterized protein, which encodes MSSLREIRELLVDFDMNGVLSDEEFVVLYDENRSKNLDLPYDEYGRFDLDEMADSECISEFRVKKSDLPKLRDALQIPDSFTCYQKSVSDGMEGLCMLLRRLAYPCRYSDMIPRFGRPTPVLSMVTNEVLDFIYNTHSHKITEWNHALLSPVLLQTYADAVNAKGAALNNCFGFIDVTVRPIARPGENQRVVYNGHKRVHALKFQSLALPNGMIGNMFGPVEGKKHDAGMLADSGLLHLLQRHAVSPFGQPMCIYGDPAYPLRLHLQTPFRNAVLTPNMQAFNASMSAVRVSVEWLFGDIVNFFKFIDFKKNLKIGLSNVGKIYIVCALLQNALTCLYGNLTSEYFDCHPPSLEDYFA